From one Acidibrevibacterium fodinaquatile genomic stretch:
- a CDS encoding carbohydrate ABC transporter permease gives MSEASRSTLAAQVRRPLLPRVLPYALSLPALLVCIGILVPFFTAAYYSLQRYNLAMPGAREFVWFGQYLDMLSDPDFWVTVRVSAVYAVATVGLELLLGLGIALLLRERTRFNNFVSVALLLPLMTAPALASLMWKLMTNPNFGVLSWLVAKAGAHDFRWASAPGSAMFTVVLVDIWVYTPFMMVLLLAGLRSLPKQPFEAAMLDGVPPHFVFFRITLPMLAPYIVTATLFRLLDSIQQFDIVYAMTQGGPGDSLMLFQIRAYLDFFQYTNVGTSAALMIVLWAVTYALSNVFIKQWLKLRERTHGTV, from the coding sequence ATGTCAGAGGCATCCCGATCCACCCTTGCTGCGCAAGTCCGCCGGCCGCTCCTGCCGCGCGTGCTGCCTTATGCGTTGAGCCTGCCCGCACTTTTGGTTTGTATCGGCATTCTCGTGCCGTTTTTCACCGCCGCCTATTACAGCTTGCAGCGCTACAATCTCGCCATGCCGGGTGCGCGCGAGTTCGTCTGGTTCGGTCAATATCTCGATATGCTGAGCGATCCCGATTTCTGGGTGACGGTGCGGGTCTCGGCGGTCTACGCGGTGGCGACGGTCGGCCTTGAATTGCTGCTCGGGCTTGGCATCGCGCTGCTGCTTCGCGAGCGCACGCGCTTTAACAATTTCGTCTCGGTAGCCCTTTTGCTGCCGCTGATGACCGCTCCGGCGCTCGCGTCCTTGATGTGGAAGCTGATGACCAACCCCAATTTCGGGGTTCTGAGCTGGCTCGTTGCCAAGGCCGGCGCCCATGATTTTCGCTGGGCCTCGGCGCCTGGCAGCGCGATGTTCACCGTGGTTCTCGTCGATATCTGGGTCTATACGCCGTTTATGATGGTTTTGCTGCTGGCCGGCCTGCGCAGCCTGCCCAAGCAGCCATTCGAAGCGGCGATGCTCGATGGCGTGCCACCGCACTTCGTCTTCTTCCGGATCACGCTGCCGATGCTCGCCCCTTACATCGTCACCGCGACGCTGTTTCGCCTGCTCGATTCAATCCAGCAATTCGATATCGTTTACGCGATGACCCAGGGCGGGCCTGGCGATTCCCTGATGCTGTTTCAGATCCGCGCCTATCTCGATTTCTTCCAATACACCAACGTCGGAACCTCGGCGGCGCTGATGATCGTGCTCTGGGCGGTCACCTACGCCTTGTCCAATGTCTTCATCAAGCAATGGCTCAAGCTTCGGGAGCGCACCCATGGCACTGTCTAG
- a CDS encoding ABC transporter substrate-binding protein, whose translation MHEKAQDLARAFVAGRIGRRDLIRRLAALGVAFGTAESLLNATATGALAADFDWKKHKGTQLRLLLNKHPYADAMIADLANFKALTGMEVTYDIFPEDVYFDKVTAALSSRSTQYDVFMTGAYQTWQYGPAGWLVDFNEYLKDPAKTAATYDWDDILPNLRASTAWSGKPGAELGGPGAHQWAIPWGFELNNLSYNQTVFDKLKLSPPRNMEELMASAAKITKDAGGPYGIGVRGSRSWATIHPGFLSAYTNYGQRDFTMTGGKLKAAMNTPESKAFHKLWVQMIQDSGPKNWATYTWYQVGTDLGAGASGMIYDADILGYFMNGGDNRERGHLAYAPFAANPAASGPTSNVWIWSLAMSNFSKQKDAGWTFIQWASGTDHLLFGARKNDVVNPVRNSVWRDADFKERIAKSYPGYLNQYEKTAPDAKIYFTPQPLFFNLTTEWAASLQRMVAREVSVDEGLDKLAESVNRQLHQAGIG comes from the coding sequence ATGCACGAGAAAGCGCAAGACCTCGCGCGCGCCTTCGTCGCCGGCCGGATCGGTCGGCGTGACCTGATCCGGCGCTTGGCCGCGCTCGGCGTCGCGTTCGGCACCGCCGAGAGCCTGCTCAATGCGACCGCGACCGGCGCGCTCGCGGCGGATTTCGATTGGAAGAAGCACAAGGGAACGCAGCTCCGGCTGCTGCTCAACAAGCACCCCTACGCCGATGCGATGATCGCCGATCTCGCCAATTTCAAGGCGCTCACCGGCATGGAGGTGACCTATGACATTTTCCCCGAAGATGTCTATTTCGACAAAGTCACTGCCGCACTCTCCTCGCGCTCGACGCAATATGACGTGTTCATGACCGGCGCCTATCAAACCTGGCAATATGGTCCGGCGGGCTGGCTCGTCGACTTCAATGAGTATCTCAAGGACCCGGCGAAGACCGCGGCGACCTATGATTGGGACGACATCCTCCCCAATCTGCGCGCCTCGACCGCGTGGTCGGGCAAGCCTGGCGCTGAACTCGGCGGGCCGGGGGCGCATCAATGGGCTATTCCGTGGGGCTTCGAACTCAATAACCTCTCTTACAATCAGACGGTTTTCGACAAGCTCAAGCTGAGCCCGCCACGCAACATGGAAGAGCTGATGGCGTCTGCTGCCAAGATCACCAAGGACGCGGGCGGCCCTTATGGCATCGGTGTGCGCGGCAGCCGCTCCTGGGCGACGATCCATCCCGGCTTCCTCTCCGCCTATACGAATTACGGCCAACGCGACTTCACGATGACGGGTGGCAAGCTGAAGGCTGCGATGAACACGCCCGAATCGAAGGCGTTCCATAAGCTTTGGGTGCAGATGATCCAGGACTCGGGCCCGAAGAATTGGGCGACCTATACCTGGTATCAGGTCGGCACCGATCTCGGCGCCGGCGCTTCCGGGATGATCTATGACGCCGATATTCTCGGCTATTTCATGAACGGCGGCGACAATCGCGAGCGCGGCCATCTCGCTTATGCGCCGTTCGCCGCCAATCCCGCCGCCTCGGGGCCGACCTCCAATGTCTGGATCTGGTCGCTCGCGATGTCGAATTTTTCGAAACAGAAAGATGCCGGCTGGACCTTCATTCAATGGGCCTCTGGCACCGACCATCTCCTGTTCGGTGCGCGCAAGAACGACGTCGTCAACCCGGTGCGCAACAGCGTCTGGCGCGATGCCGACTTCAAGGAGCGGATCGCCAAATCCTATCCCGGCTATCTCAATCAATACGAAAAGACCGCGCCGGATGCGAAAATCTATTTCACGCCGCAGCCGCTGTTTTTCAATCTCACCACCGAATGGGCGGCATCGTTGCAACGCATGGTCGCGCGTGAGGTGAGCGTCGATGAGGGTCTCGACAAGCTCGCCGAAAGCGTGAACCGCCAGTTGCATCAAGCCGGCATCGGCTAA